DNA sequence from the Agrobacterium tumefaciens genome:
ACGACGGCGCTGGCGATATTGGCAAGCCCGAAGGCCCGCAATTCGCGATTGGAATCGACATTCTCACCGTGGCGCAGCGAAAAGCTGCGGATCGTACCCCAGGATTCCGCAAAGAGAATGAGCACCAGCGGCGGCGCAAAGCGGGCGACATGCGCGACATCATCGAACGATACCGAAAGCGGGCCGGCCCATATTCCGGCAAGATCGATGGTGCCTACAATGGCGACGCCGCGGCTTTGCAGATCAAGCAGCATCGAGACGGCAATACCCGCCACGATCACGACAAGGCTGCCGGGAAGGATCGGGCGTTTACGCAGGAGCAGCAGTACGGCAAGCGCCGCGAGGCCGACGGCGATGCTTTCGAGGCTCCAGTCTCGCGGATGGGAGACTATCTGCAACAGGATTGCCAGCGGTTCGCCCGTTTGCTCCTTGATTCCAAAAAGGCTCGGCAGTTGCTTGATCGTGATCAGAATGGCGAGGCCGAAAGCAAAACCGCGCAGCACCGGGCGCGAAATCACGCTCGACAGCGCGCCGAGCCGCGTGGCCGCCGCCACGAGAAACAGGATGCCCACCAGTGCGACCGAAATGGCGACAAGCAGCATCTTCTGCGCCGGCGTGACGGAAAGCGTCGCGAGCATCGCGGCCAATATTGCTGCGGAAGAGGATGTGGGCGAGACGACGGCAAACCGGCTCTGGCCGAAAACGGCATAAACAATGCAGCCCATGATGGCCGCAAGAATGGCGTGCTGGGCTGGAACGCCGGCAATTCCCGAATAGGCGATCGCTTCCGGCAGCATCAGGCCGGCGATCGACAACCCTGCAATTACATCACGCCTGTCGAATGTCACGGACATTGGGTTGCGACCGTATCGACGCCGATGGAGGCGATAAAACTTTCACCCGCTAAGATCACGATTCTCCACCTTGTATCCGCGATGAGATGAAGGTTTCACCCAATGCGGATACAAGTCAAAGTTTAAATCGCGCGCCTGAAATATTTCGGTCTTTCCGGGTTTGGCCATCACCGCCCTTCGTTCGGCGGATGATGCGGACGTGCCTGTTTCAGGCGGGTAACTGTCCCCCCGGAATGGCGGTGTCAGCCGCCATATTGGTCGTCCGTCACCTTCTCCATCCAGTCCACCACCTTGCCGTCCTTGACTTCCTGAAGTGCGATATGGGTCATGGCGACATTGGGAGCCGCGCCGTGCCAGTGCCTTTCGCCGGGTGCGAACCAGACGATATCGCCGGGACGGATTTCTTCCACCGGACCACCCTCGCGCTGCACGTGGCCAAAGCCGGAGACGACGATCAGTGTCTGGCCCAATGGATGGGTGTGCCAGGCGGTACGGGCGCCGGGCTCAAAGGTGACCTGTGCACCCTGAACCCGCTCCGCATCGAAGGGATTGAACAGCGGATCAATGCGGACCGTGCCGGTGAACCAGTCCTCGGGTCCCTTGGCGGATGCCCGGGTTCCTGCGCGCAATATTTCCATGGTCATTCTCCTGATTGGAATCGTGTGGTGATTTGAGGCGGGAATTCCCCTGTTGTCCACAGGGGCGTTCAAACCTGGTCGGGCGAAGAGGCTGCAGACATTTTTGAAGCCGCCGGCTTCGATCATTTTGAAGGGTTATCGCACTCTTTTGCGCGTATTTTGCGACACTGTCAGCATTGATTTTGCCTTCCTTCCAGACGCCGCGAGAAAAATCGCGCTCGGGATTGACTCGATTATGAAAACGGTTACATTCGCTCATGTAAACGGTTTCATTAGTTAAAAACCGTGCTTGGAGGAGCAAATTTCATGTTTAGACATTTGATGGCTGCCGCCGCTTTGGTGCTGGCGGCCGGCACGTCGGCGTACGCCCAGGAGCAGAGCTTCAAGATCGGTCTTTCCAACTCGTTCGTCGGCAGCGAATGGCGCACGCAGATGATCGAGGAAGCTCAGGCTGCCGCAAAGGCATGGGGCGAAAAGGGCGTCAAGGTCGAAGTCGTCGTTCAGAGCGGCAATGTCGATGTGCAGGGGCAGATCGGCCATATCCGCAATTTCATGAACCAGGGCGTTGATGCGATCCTCATCAATCCCGGCAGCCCGACGGCCTTCGATCCGATCTTCGCGCAGGCCAAGGCGCGCAATATTCTCGTCATCGCAACCGACGCCGAAGTGTCCTCGAAGGATGCGCTCTATGTCGGCATCGACCAGAAGGCATGGGCGGCGCAATCCGCGCAATGGCTTGCGGATGCGCTGAAGGGCAAGGGAAGCGTCGTCGCCATCAACGGCATCGCCGGCAACCCCGCCAACGAAGCCCGCGTCGCCGGTTATCGCGAAGTGTTCAAGAAATACCCTGACATCAAGGTGCTGAACGAAGCCAATGCGAGCTGGGATCAGGCGCAGGGCCAGCAGGCCATGCAGAACCTGCTTGCCACCTATCCCGATATCAGCGGCGTCTGGGTGCAGGACGGCATGGCAGACGGCGCATGGCGCGCAATCGAAGCCGCCGGCAAGACCAAGGACATTGCAGCGACCGGTGAAATCCGCAAGGACTTCATGACCCGCTGGGAAAAGGAAAAGTTCAACTCAGGCGCTTCGGTCAATCCTCCCGGCGTCATGGCCAGCGCGCTCAACGTCGCTGTCCTGAAGTTGCAGGGCAAGGAATTCAAGGACGGTGTTTTCGGCGGCACCTATGGTAACGCCATCTATATTCC
Encoded proteins:
- a CDS encoding SulP family inorganic anion transporter — its product is MSVTFDRRDVIAGLSIAGLMLPEAIAYSGIAGVPAQHAILAAIMGCIVYAVFGQSRFAVVSPTSSSAAILAAMLATLSVTPAQKMLLVAISVALVGILFLVAAATRLGALSSVISRPVLRGFAFGLAILITIKQLPSLFGIKEQTGEPLAILLQIVSHPRDWSLESIAVGLAALAVLLLLRKRPILPGSLVVIVAGIAVSMLLDLQSRGVAIVGTIDLAGIWAGPLSVSFDDVAHVARFAPPLVLILFAESWGTIRSFSLRHGENVDSNRELRAFGLANIASAVVQGMPVGAGFSAGAASEAVGPQSRLASAIAAIGLAIFSLLASAWFAFIPQAVLAAIIAVALLHALDPTPIIRLWRLGNDAWLALAAAAGVLAFGVLNGMLVAVALSFAVFVRRLSLPHVMHLGRLGDSHDFVDMERHPDAQDISGMIILRPAQPLFFGNAEPILAAVTKRIAARPELHVAIISLEESFELDSTALDALLEFDAAMQHGGTTVYYARVHDHVRDLLLAGGGSDLVARSSFSVDDAVTTAMGRENNHATAS
- a CDS encoding (R)-mandelonitrile lyase, coding for MEILRAGTRASAKGPEDWFTGTVRIDPLFNPFDAERVQGAQVTFEPGARTAWHTHPLGQTLIVVSGFGHVQREGGPVEEIRPGDIVWFAPGERHWHGAAPNVAMTHIALQEVKDGKVVDWMEKVTDDQYGG
- a CDS encoding substrate-binding domain-containing protein; translated protein: MFRHLMAAAALVLAAGTSAYAQEQSFKIGLSNSFVGSEWRTQMIEEAQAAAKAWGEKGVKVEVVVQSGNVDVQGQIGHIRNFMNQGVDAILINPGSPTAFDPIFAQAKARNILVIATDAEVSSKDALYVGIDQKAWAAQSAQWLADALKGKGSVVAINGIAGNPANEARVAGYREVFKKYPDIKVLNEANASWDQAQGQQAMQNLLATYPDISGVWVQDGMADGAWRAIEAAGKTKDIAATGEIRKDFMTRWEKEKFNSGASVNPPGVMASALNVAVLKLQGKEFKDGVFGGTYGNAIYIPIPFVSNDNLADNIKSAEGKPGYWSVTATVTPEQAGEFFK